One Ranitomeya imitator isolate aRanImi1 chromosome 1, aRanImi1.pri, whole genome shotgun sequence DNA window includes the following coding sequences:
- the LOC138656969 gene encoding general transcription factor IIE subunit 1-like, with protein sequence MGDQDTMTEVPAALKRLAKYMVRGFYGLEHSLTLDVLIRYPCVKEDDIALLLKFEKKQLRAILNTLKADKFIKCRMRVETGSNGKSTKHNYYYINYKVLVDVVKYKLDHVRRKIESDERESTIRASFKCPGCLSTYSDLEVNQLFDPFTELFRCTYCNAEVEEDFSSMPKRDARTLLAKFNEQIEPIFVLLQETEDIVLPCELLEPQPTYIPELANSCEQSSDMAAVDMQGNLGRWANKTSSMDNMYVQSVTINVNEPELKKVKEKKGKEQPVWMKESTVSVPEGLPEEIKTDLLPEELENIDENANKGNGADNEVLRTLLIHEIKSGSGPTVTQITKSDSESDTSESDEEKKRAKPEGAKPMSSAEQDEEAEADDPVVMVGGQPHVYSDVSQNPSLVSFMTEEEREAYIRIGQQMFQSAFE encoded by the exons ATGGGAGACCAAGACACCATGACCGAGGTCCCAGCCGCACTGAAACGACTGGCCAAGTACATGGTCCGTGGATTTTATGGGTTGGAACATTCTCTGACCCTCGACGTTCTCATCAGGTATCCTTGCGTGAAAGAGGATGACATTGCTCTGCTCCTCAAGTTTGAGAAGAAGCAGCTCCGAGCAATCCTCAACACCTTAAAGGCTGATAAATTCATCAAGTGTCGCATGCGTGTAGAAACCGGCTCCAATGGGAAGAGCACCAAACACAACTATTATTACATCAATTACAAAGTGCTAGTAGATGTGGTCAAGTATAAACTGGATCATGTTCGCCGCAAGATTGAGTCCGATGAGCGAGAATCCACCATAAGGGCTTCCTTTAAGTGTCCTGGGTGTCTCAGCACCTACTCTGACCTGGAGGTGAATCAGCTGTTTGACCCATTTAcag AGCTCTTTCGTTGCACTTACTGCAATGCTGAAGTAGAAGAAGACTTCTCATCAATGCCGAAAAGAGATGCCAGAACGTTACTTGCGAAATTCAATGAGCAGATTGAACCGATCTTTGTGCTTCTCCAAGAGACAGAAGACATTGTGCTCCCATGTGAGCTGCTCGAGCCGCAGCCAACTTATATCCCAGAGCTTGCAAACAG CTGTGAACAGAGCTCTGACATGGCAGCTGTTGATATGCAAGGGAACCTAGGGCGATGGGCAAACAAAACTTCATCTATGGACAATATGTATGTCCAAAGTGTGACCATTAATGTAAACGAGCCGGAGCTTAAAAAGGTGAAAGAGAAGAAAGGGAAGGAGCAGCCGGTGTGGATGAAGGAAAGCACGGTGTCTGTCCCTGAGGGGCTTCCGGAAGAAATAAAGACTGATCTCT TACCTGAAGAATTAGAAAATATTGACGAAAATGCCAATAAGGGCAATGGTGCTGACAATGAAGTGCTCAGGACTCTCCTAATTCACGAAATAAAATCTGGATCTGGCCCAACGGTCACTCAAATAACCAAAAGTGATTCAGAAAGCGACACCAGCGAGTCTGATGAAGAGAAAAAACGCGCAAAGCCAGAAGGGGCGAAACCCATGAGCAGCGCCGAGCAGGATGAAGAGGCTGAAGCTGATGACCCAGTGGTCATGGTTGGTGGCCAGCCCCATGTGTATAGTGACGTCAGTCAGAACCCAAGTCTTGTGTCGTTTATGACGGAGGAGGAGAGAGAAGCGTACATCAGAATAGGACAACAAATGTTCCAGTCCGCGTTTGAGTGA